One window of Triticum dicoccoides isolate Atlit2015 ecotype Zavitan chromosome 5A, WEW_v2.0, whole genome shotgun sequence genomic DNA carries:
- the LOC119299225 gene encoding pentatricopeptide repeat-containing protein At5g14770, mitochondrial-like, with protein MGLTGTKRRLPFGPSVPPPTPPPALTGRQWRLPSPPMAPPPQPLHASFLCSLALALLRAGRLSAASHVASTLPAASPPAVLLRRLIPALASAGLAAAAVRFRPVPGDPLSLNSTLLSHCALRSFRPALALLRSSESVDTVSYNVLISGLAEQGRHGGLAPVLLAEMCKRGVPFDAVTVNTALVALCRDGQVEGAAALAEMMVRGGGIHRLDVVGWNALIDGYCKAGDMEAALAAAQRMKTQGVGVDVVGYNTLVAGLCRAGESDAARNMLETMKGDGVEPNVVTYTTFIAECCRTNAVDDAFSLYEEMVRMGVLPDVVTLSALVDGLCRAGRFSEAYALFREMEKIGAAPNHVTYCTLIDSLWKARRGNESHGLLAEVVSRGVVMDLVMYTSLMDWLGKQGKIDEVKDTFRCALSDNHTPNGVTYTVLIDALCRAGNVDGAEQMLLEMEDKSVRPNVVTFSSIINGLSKQGLLDKATDYMRKMKERGIDPNVVTYGTVIDGFFKCQEQESALDLYHEMLCEGVEVNKFIVDLLVNGLRKNGKMEEAEALFRDMNKRGMLLDHVNYTTLIDGLFKMGNMPAAFKVGQELTERNLLPDAVVYNVFVNCLCMLGKSKEAESILKEMQTTGLKPDQVTYNTMITAQCREGKTAKALKLLHEMKRSSIKPNLITYSTLIAGLFEAGSVEKAKFLLNEMASSGFSPTSLTHRKVLQACSQSGRPNMILEIHEWMVNAGLSADITVYNTLLRVLCYHGMTRKATVVLQEMSGRGIAPDTITFNALILGHFKSTHVDNAFGTYDEMLRHGVSPNIATFNTLLGGLESAGRIGEADKVLNEMKRRGIEPSNLTYDILVTGYGKQSNKVEAMRLYCEMVAKGFLPKVSTYNALISDFVKVGMMSQAKELLNEMNKRGVPPTSCTYDILVCGWAKLRNGTEVRKLLKDMKDKGFSPSKGTLNSICRAFSKPGMTWEAQRLLKKLYKV; from the coding sequence ATGGGCTTGACGGGCACCAAGCGGAGACTTCCTTTCGGCCCTAGCGTTCCTCCTCCGACCCCACCTCCCGCACTCACAGGCCGGCAGTGGAGGCTCCCCTCCCCTCCCATGGCGCCACCGCCCCAACCCCTCCACGCCTCATTCCTCTGCTCCCTCGCGCTCGCGCTCCTCCGCGCCGGCCGCCTCTCCGCGGCCTCCCACGTCGCCTCCACCCTGCCGGCCGCATCCCCTCCCGCGGTGCTCCTCCGCCGCCTCATCCCGGCCCTCGCCTCCGcgggcctcgccgccgccgccgtccgcttcCGCCCCGTCCCCGGCGACCCGCTCTCCCTCAACTCCACCCTCCTCTCCCACTGCGCCCTCCGCTCGTTCCGCCCCGCGCTGGCCCTCCTCCGCTCCTCCGAGTCCGTGGACACCGTCAGCTATAACGTCCTCATCTCGGGCCTCGCCGAGCAGGGCCGCCACGGGGGCCTCGCCCCGGTCCTGCTCGCCGAGATGTGCAAGCGCGGCGTCCCGTTCGACGCCGTCACCGTCAACACGGCGCTCGTGGCGCTCTGCAGGGATGGCCAGGTGGAGGGAGCGGCGGCGTTGGCTGAGATGATGGTGAGGGGCGGGGGAATCCACAGGCTGGATGTGGTGGGTTGGAATGCCCTCATTGATGGGTACTGTAAGGCGGGAGACATGGAGGCGGCGCTGGCAGCGGCCCAGAGGATGAAGACACAGGGGGTGGGAGTTGATGTGGTGGGGTACAATACCTTGGTTGCTGGGCTCTGCCGTGCCGGCGAGTCTGATGCTGCAAGGAACATGCTGGAGACAATGAAGGGGGACGGCGTGGAGCCGAACGTGGTGACATACACGACATTCATCGCTGAGTGTTGTAGGACGAATGCGGTTGATGATGCCTTCAGTCTGTATGAAGAAATGGTGAGGATGGGTGTCCTGCCGGATGTGGTCACACTCAGCGCTCTTGTTGATGGGCTTTGCAGGGCCGGGCGGTTCTCAGAAGCGTATGCACTTTTCAGGGAGATGGAGAAGATTGGGGCTGCGCCGAACCATGTCACCTATTGTACACTGATTGATTCACTGTGGAAGGCACGGAGGGGCAATGAGTCGCACGGTCTATTGGCGGAGGTGGTCTCCAGAGGCGTGGTCATGGATTTGGTCATGTATACATCTTTAATGGACTGGTTGGGCAAGCAAGGGAAGATCGATGAAGTGAAGGACACGTTTCGTTGTGCTCTGTCGGATAATCATACTCCCAATGGTGTCACTTATACCGTACTAATCGATGCACTCTGCAGAGCTGGTAATGTTGATGGGGCAGAGCAGATGTTGTTGGAAATGGAGGATAAATCTGTTCGTCCAAATGTAGTTACATTCTCATCAATCATCAATGGTCTTAGTAAACAAGGATTGCTTGACAAGGCAACTGATTACATGAGGAAGATGAAGGAAAGGGGCATTGATCCAAATGTTGTGACCTATGGAACAGTTATCGATGGCTTCTTCAAGTGCCAGGAGCAAGAATCAGCTCTTGACTTGTACCATGAAATGCTGTGTGAGGGTGTGGAAGTTAATAAATTTATTGTTGATTTGCTGGTGAATGGTCTGAGGAAAAATGGGAAAATGGAGGAAGCTGAAGCGCTGTTTAGAGATATGAATAAACGTGGTATGCTACTAGACCATGTAAACTACACCACTTTGATAGACGGGCTCTTTAAAATGGGTAACATGCCGGCTGCTTTCAAAGTTGGTCAGGAGTTGACGGAGAGAAACTTGTTGCCTGATGCTGTTGTCTATAATGTGTTTGTCAATTGCCTTTGTATGCTTGGGAAATCTAAGGAAGCAGAATCAATTTTGAAAGAGATGCAAACTACAGGTTTGAAACCTGACCAAGTGACATATAATACTATGATCACTGCACAGTGCAGGGAAGGGAAGACTGCCAAAGCTCTAAAACTCCTCCATGAAATGAAGAGGAGTTCCATAAAGCCGAACCTCATCACATACAGTACACTTATTGCGGGTCTTTTTGAGGCTGGGTCTGTCGAGAAGGCGAAGTTTTTGTTAAATGAGATGGCTTCGTCTGGATTCTCTCCGACCTCTCTGACTCATCGAAAGGTGCTGCAAGCATGCTCTCAAAGCGGGAGACCAAACATGATTTTGGAAATTCATGAATGGATGGTGAATGCTGGGCTTTCTGCTGATATCACTGTCTATAATACACTTCTGCGTGTTTTGTGTTATCATGGAATGACAAGGAAAGCTACAGTTGTCTTGCAAGAGATGTCAGGAAGAGGAATTGCCCCAGACACCATCACATTCAATGCTCTAATTCTTGGTCATTTCAAGAGCACCCATGTAGACAATGCCTTTGGTACTTATGATGAGATGCTTCGCCATGGGGTCTCACCGAACATAGCTACATTCAACACGCTCTTGGGTGGGCTTGAGTCAGCTGGAAGAATTGGAGAAGCAGATAAGGTGCTGAATGAGATGAAGAGAAGGGGCATTGAGCCCAGCAATCTGACTTATGACATACTGGTCACAGGATatggaaaacaaagcaacaaagttGAAGCAATGCGGTTGTATTGTGAAATGGTGGCTAAAGGCTTTCTTCCAAAAGTAAGCACATACAATGCACTCATAAGCGACTTTGTTAAAGTTGGAATGATGAGTCAAGCTAAAGAGTTGCTCAACGAAATGAACAAGAGGGGTGTTCCACCCACATCCTGCACTTACGATATTCTTGTGTGTGGATGGGCAAAGCTTAGAAATGGTACAGAGGTGAGAAAATTGCTCAAAGATATGAAGGACAAAGGATTTAGTCCATCGAAGGGCACTCTTAATTCTATATGCAGAGCATTTTCAAAACCAGGGATGACCTGGGAAGCTCAGCGTTTACTTAAAAAGCTTTACAAGGTTTAG